The following coding sequences lie in one Hippoglossus hippoglossus isolate fHipHip1 chromosome 14, fHipHip1.pri, whole genome shotgun sequence genomic window:
- the LOC117774650 gene encoding uncharacterized protein LOC117774650 produces MSSSVMDGVGRAVVGVWRAHTVLDESDEAEGSPEAPDRFRKLRSSSSLNSLRMSLRKRLPLRTVQASSLPEKPTCETLKEQPKTGTARKLTRSARNSITGVYQRLQRTKEFSRGECLVATPGQSCIEEEAGVSNPRTPRRTPRRGATPKRTPRASATPGRTPGSKGRKTPEAAVRGVKTIRGRRQLVRMAALRSPFASPNTQNQRQAFDQDLESVSSGLRRLKRLSKAFDDMIGRDNSTGPRGRSGGVLMRKLDPSGKLSCSNLNRRASNLSDTLGGWAHTAVNTIRKPN; encoded by the exons ATGTCGTCCTCGGTGATGGATGGAGTTGGTAGAGCCGTGGTGGGAGTGTGGCGTGCACATACAGTCCTGGATGAGTCTGACGAGGCAGAGGGCTCCCCGGAGGCCCCAGACCGCTTTCGCAAGCTTCGATCCTCGTCTTCGCTCAACTCCCTGCGAATGTCTCTGCGCAAGCGGCTCCCGCTACGTACTGTCCAGGCCAGCTCCCTCCCCGAGAAACCCACTTGTGAAACCCTGAAGGAGCAACCAAAAACCGGCACGGCCCGCAAACTTACTCGCAGTGCTCGGAACTCCATCACCGGAGTGTACCAG aggctgcagaggacTAAGGAGTTTTCAAGGGGGGAGTGTTTGGTTGCAACCCCTGGTCAGTCCTGCATCGAAGAAGAAGCTGGTGTGTCAAATCCTCGCACTCCAAGGCGTACCCCTCGCAGGGGTGCGACACCCAAACGCACCCCCAGGGCATCCGCCACCCCTGGGCGTACTCCAGGCTCTAAAGGGAGAAAGACCCCCGAGGCTGCTGTTCGTGGGGTGAAAACGATTAGAGGCCGGAGGCAGCTGGTCCGAATGGCTGCGTTACGGAGTCCCTTTGCCTCCCCAAACACACAGAATCAGAGGCA AGCATTTGACCAGGATCTAGAGTCTGTGTCCAGTGGACTCCGGAGGCTCAAACGTCTGTCTAAGGCCTTTGATGACATGATTGGCAGAGACAACAG tacCGGTCCACGGGGACGCAGTGGAGGAGTGCTGATGAGAAAGTTGGACCCCAGTGGTAAACTCAGCTGCTCAAACCTCAACCGTCGAGCCAGCAACCTCTCAGACACACTGGGAGGTTGGGCCCACACAGCTGTGAACACCATTCGCAAACCCAACTGa
- the tmigd1 gene encoding transmembrane and immunoglobulin domain-containing protein 1 isoform X2 encodes MKLMFTPHLFHLLLLCATQTLGVRIQSDSVVGSEGVIQTELEGTVSLLCLSDGDSETEPDEDLVWLRNGAMVRLMEENKKNGSRVCVTPVIQEDNGATFTCHLSSNASNSDSVTLNVTYHPPLMGSEDLIVEEDSVLVLQCDILANPPVSSVVWTVNGSTVDLLAGGFTFTNDGVTSQLIANSVEKSLHEASYWCLANSPVYGEYKKGFQVTVTDKVMKFPLMPIIAGVVVVCLTAILAVASRWRKITKCCK; translated from the exons ATGAAGCTGATGTTCACACCCCATCTTTTCCAtttgctcctcctctgtgcaaCGCAGACATTAG GCGTCAGGATTCAGTCTGACTCAGTCGTAGGTAGTGAGGGTGTGATTCAGACCGAGCTGGAGGGgactgtgtctctgctctgcctgtCTGACGGCGACTCTGAGACTGAGCCCGACGAAGACCTGGTGTGGCTGAGGAATGGCGCCATGGTCAGATTgatggaagaaaataaaaagaatggcAGCCGAGTATGTGTGACCCCTGTCATCCAAGAAGATAACGGCGCCACGTTCACCTGCCATCTGAGCAGCAATGCCTCCAATAGTGACTCAGTCACCCTGAACGTCACAT ACCACCCGCCGCTCATGGGGTCAGAGGATCTCATCGTGGAAGAGGACTCAGTGCTCGTCCTGCAGTGTGACATCCTGGCCAATCCACCAGTCTCCTCCGTGGTATGGACAGTAAATGGAAGCACAGTGGATCTATTAGCAGGCGGCTTCACGTTTACCAATGACGGCGTTACAAGCCAACTGATTGCCAACAGCGTGGAGAAAAGCCTGCACGAAGCCTCGTACTGGTGCCTGGCGAATTCTCCCGTCTATGGAGAGTACAAGAAGGGCTTCCAAGTCACAGTAACGG ACAAGGTCATGAAGTTCCCTCTGATGCCCATTATagcgggggtggtggtggtgtgccTCACAGCCATTCTTGCCGTGGCTTCACGATGGAGAAAAATCACAAag TGCTGCAAGTAG
- the tmigd1 gene encoding transmembrane and immunoglobulin domain-containing protein 1 isoform X1, whose product MWVWVVRRQSTAPVGFKAKYTQVHPHNSKMKLMFTPHLFHLLLLCATQTLGVRIQSDSVVGSEGVIQTELEGTVSLLCLSDGDSETEPDEDLVWLRNGAMVRLMEENKKNGSRVCVTPVIQEDNGATFTCHLSSNASNSDSVTLNVTYHPPLMGSEDLIVEEDSVLVLQCDILANPPVSSVVWTVNGSTVDLLAGGFTFTNDGVTSQLIANSVEKSLHEASYWCLANSPVYGEYKKGFQVTVTDKVMKFPLMPIIAGVVVVCLTAILAVASRWRKITKCCK is encoded by the exons ATGTGGGTTTGGGTTGTCAGGAGGCAAAGCACTGCTCCAGTGGGCTTCAAGGCCAAATATACCCAG GTTCATCCACACAACAGTAAAATGAAGCTGATGTTCACACCCCATCTTTTCCAtttgctcctcctctgtgcaaCGCAGACATTAG GCGTCAGGATTCAGTCTGACTCAGTCGTAGGTAGTGAGGGTGTGATTCAGACCGAGCTGGAGGGgactgtgtctctgctctgcctgtCTGACGGCGACTCTGAGACTGAGCCCGACGAAGACCTGGTGTGGCTGAGGAATGGCGCCATGGTCAGATTgatggaagaaaataaaaagaatggcAGCCGAGTATGTGTGACCCCTGTCATCCAAGAAGATAACGGCGCCACGTTCACCTGCCATCTGAGCAGCAATGCCTCCAATAGTGACTCAGTCACCCTGAACGTCACAT ACCACCCGCCGCTCATGGGGTCAGAGGATCTCATCGTGGAAGAGGACTCAGTGCTCGTCCTGCAGTGTGACATCCTGGCCAATCCACCAGTCTCCTCCGTGGTATGGACAGTAAATGGAAGCACAGTGGATCTATTAGCAGGCGGCTTCACGTTTACCAATGACGGCGTTACAAGCCAACTGATTGCCAACAGCGTGGAGAAAAGCCTGCACGAAGCCTCGTACTGGTGCCTGGCGAATTCTCCCGTCTATGGAGAGTACAAGAAGGGCTTCCAAGTCACAGTAACGG ACAAGGTCATGAAGTTCCCTCTGATGCCCATTATagcgggggtggtggtggtgtgccTCACAGCCATTCTTGCCGTGGCTTCACGATGGAGAAAAATCACAAag TGCTGCAAGTAG